Part of the Impatiens glandulifera chromosome 8, dImpGla2.1, whole genome shotgun sequence genome is shown below.
ccgaaggtgagaagagaaatactactagattacacctagtagtccaagataggGGTCCAAGACCGGGAGAATAACTTAGAGTCAACTTTTAAaagattcaattcatagcccaaaaagtggggtggacatcagcatttaaagaggctgaattacccaagagtcggTTACAAACTTATTACAACAACttccaaaataacagaattcggttttaaaaaaatataagagaagataaaagatgaattattaaacaaaacataaagCTGACCCAATTGTTCCATAAGACCGAGGAGGGGATCGAGGAGGGTGCACTTTCTTATTCGtggatcgtaacatcatctcccCCATCAGAAGTTCGTCGACCCCGACGAAGAGAATGTTGTCTTGTTTGCCTCCTTGCTGCTAGCATCTCTGGGCATTGAATACTTATAACTTCTGCATCTTTCCAAGTTTGGTCTTCTGTTTGGGCCCCATCCCAATTGACTAGCAGCTGTTTTTTCATTTTCCTATGCACCATTATGTCTTGTTCACCCACAATTTTTCCGGTCATGTTTGGTTGTGTTCTAAGTTGGGGAATATTTTCAACAGCAGTAGGGGTACCTTGGAATGATTTTAATTGCAAAACATGGAAGACATTGTGTATCCTGTTGTCGGTCCCGAGTTCCAGCTTGTAAGCAACTTCCCCAATCCTTTCCAACACTTCAAATGGCCCAAAATACTTTGGTGAGAGCTTGTGAAATAACTTCTGGACCAAACGTTGTCTATATGGCTGTAACTTCATAATGCCCAGCTACCCACTTGCAATGTGACATCTTTTTTCTTCTTGTCCTGCTGCTGCTTCATACGATTCTGGGCTCTTTTCAAACGGAATTTTATGAGTTGGAGTGAGACTTCCCTGACCGTAAGCGATACATCCACTTCTTCCACTCTCGAGTCTCCTACTACATATGGTGTGTGGTCCGGGGGTATCCATATATGGCTTCGAAAGGAGTTGTTTGTATTGCTGTATGGAAATTAGTATTATACCACCATTCAGCCAAAGGCAACCAGTGTACCCAATCTTTCGGAGTTTGGCCAACCATGCAGCGTAGATAAGTGACCAAGCATTTGTTGACTATCTCGGTCTGGCCATCCGTCTGGGG
Proteins encoded:
- the LOC124913169 gene encoding uncharacterized protein LOC124913169; the encoded protein is MKLQPYRQRLVQKLFHKLSPKYFGPFEVLERIGEVAYKLELGTDNRIHNVFHVLQLKSFQGTPTAVENIPQLRTQPNMTGKIVGEQDIMVHRKMKKQLLVNWDGAQTEDQTWKDAEVISIQCPEMLAARRQTRQHSLRRGRRTSDGGDDVTIHE